One part of the Bacteroidia bacterium genome encodes these proteins:
- a CDS encoding amidohydrolase family protein — MKYPTTSLFILFLCISQLLSAQTTTDYILLADRVFDGKEMHENWGIWVKGNKIHQIGPQKDLASKQGIRTIELRGKTLLPGLIEGHSHLLLHPYDEVSWNDQVLKESHAERAIRAGVHAEKTLLAGFTTVRDLGSEGAGYTDVGVKESIEKGIIPGPRMLVAGPAIVATGSYGPKGFADHVHIPLGAEEADGHDDLIKVVRRQIGGGADFIKVYADYRWGPNKEARPTFSIEELKLIVETAASSGRVVVAHAASPEAMKRAILAGVKTIEHGDGGTKEVFDLMKEKGVALCPTLAAGDAITQYKGWKKGIDPEPERIQQKRKSFALALQAGVLISAGGDVGVFSHGDNVRELEMMVEYGMEEKEVLISATSLNADLFDLGGQLGKLQEGFLADIIAVEGNPLENISQLRNVHLVMKNGELILLKE; from the coding sequence ATGAAATACCCAACTACTAGCCTATTTATCCTCTTTCTATGTATCTCTCAGCTCCTTAGCGCTCAGACTACTACTGATTATATTCTGTTAGCGGATAGGGTTTTTGATGGAAAGGAAATGCATGAGAACTGGGGGATTTGGGTGAAAGGGAATAAGATTCATCAAATTGGTCCTCAAAAAGATCTGGCTTCCAAACAAGGAATCCGGACTATAGAACTAAGAGGGAAAACCTTATTACCGGGATTGATTGAGGGACATTCTCATTTGCTTCTCCATCCCTATGATGAAGTGAGCTGGAATGATCAGGTCCTAAAGGAAAGCCATGCAGAAAGGGCCATACGTGCAGGAGTACATGCGGAGAAAACCTTGTTAGCTGGATTTACCACAGTCAGAGACCTGGGGTCCGAAGGCGCAGGATATACAGATGTAGGGGTAAAAGAAAGCATAGAAAAAGGCATTATACCTGGTCCGCGCATGCTGGTAGCAGGGCCTGCGATTGTTGCAACAGGCAGCTATGGCCCTAAAGGTTTTGCCGATCATGTACATATTCCTTTAGGAGCTGAAGAGGCTGATGGGCACGATGATTTGATCAAGGTAGTCAGACGGCAAATTGGAGGAGGAGCCGATTTCATCAAAGTTTATGCTGATTATCGCTGGGGCCCGAATAAAGAAGCTCGGCCAACCTTCAGCATAGAAGAATTAAAACTCATTGTTGAAACGGCTGCTAGTTCGGGGAGAGTTGTTGTCGCACATGCAGCTAGCCCCGAAGCCATGAAGCGAGCAATCCTTGCCGGGGTAAAGACCATCGAACATGGAGATGGAGGGACAAAAGAAGTCTTTGATTTGATGAAAGAGAAAGGTGTGGCTTTATGTCCCACCCTTGCCGCTGGAGATGCCATCACACAGTATAAAGGCTGGAAAAAAGGAATCGATCCAGAACCAGAAAGGATTCAACAAAAAAGAAAGAGTTTCGCACTTGCTCTTCAAGCCGGCGTACTAATATCGGCTGGAGGGGATGTAGGCGTCTTTAGCCATGGAGATAATGTGAGAGAATTGGAAATGATGGTTGAATATGGAATGGAAGAAAAAGAAGTTCTCATCTCTGCAACTAGCCTCAATGCAGATCTTTTTGATTTAGGAGGTCAGTTAGGAAAACTCCAGGAAGGTTTCCTGGCAGATATCATTGCTGTCGAGGGAAATCCATTAGAAAACATCAGCCAGTTGAGAAACGTTCATTTGGTCATGAAGAATGGAGAATTGATTCTACTCAAAGAATAG
- a CDS encoding amidohydrolase: MRYLTITLLFLLLTAFIGIQQTEQIEEIVKEDLPYLVNLYKKIHQNPEISLKEKETSKALAGELRQLGFEVTENFGGYGIVAILKNGEGPQVLYRTDMDALPMPEKTELGYASSKVIQYNGEQTGTMHSCGHDMHMATWVGTARAMAKMKDQWSGTLMFIGQPAEEIGAGAKMMLDEGLYEKFGVPDYGLGLHSSPTIPAGQVGMAEGFTMANTESVDIKIKGVGAHGASPHMSIDPVVIASMIVMELQTIVSRNLKPTESAVVTVGAIKGGIKHNIIPDEVTLKLTVRTYTEEVRQMVHKRIREISKGIAISAGLPEDKMPEVVIPEVFTPANYNNPELVAKVKASAIAQIGEENVLYAEPQMVGEDFSRYGTTEHKVPTVLYWLGTVPDHRMESGDMPGLHSPYYYPEPERSIQTGVAVSSKTMMDLLKK, from the coding sequence ATGCGCTATTTGACTATTACCCTACTATTTCTCCTGCTAACTGCCTTTATTGGTATCCAACAGACAGAGCAGATTGAAGAGATTGTAAAGGAAGACTTACCCTATTTGGTAAACCTGTATAAAAAGATTCATCAGAATCCGGAGATTTCATTAAAAGAGAAAGAAACTTCCAAAGCCCTGGCAGGTGAACTTCGCCAATTGGGTTTTGAAGTGACCGAGAACTTTGGGGGCTATGGGATTGTAGCTATCCTGAAAAACGGTGAGGGCCCACAAGTTCTCTATAGAACTGACATGGATGCCCTACCTATGCCTGAGAAAACCGAACTGGGATATGCCAGCAGTAAAGTCATCCAGTACAATGGAGAACAAACCGGTACTATGCATTCCTGCGGTCATGATATGCACATGGCCACCTGGGTAGGAACGGCTAGAGCAATGGCAAAAATGAAAGATCAATGGAGCGGAACCTTGATGTTCATTGGTCAACCTGCAGAAGAAATTGGTGCAGGAGCCAAAATGATGCTCGATGAGGGACTTTATGAAAAATTTGGAGTACCTGACTATGGATTGGGTTTACATTCAAGTCCGACCATTCCTGCAGGCCAGGTAGGCATGGCAGAAGGCTTTACCATGGCAAATACAGAAAGCGTAGATATCAAGATCAAAGGAGTTGGAGCACATGGAGCTTCTCCTCATATGTCTATTGATCCGGTAGTGATAGCCAGCATGATCGTTATGGAACTCCAAACCATTGTGAGTAGAAACCTAAAACCTACAGAGTCTGCTGTAGTTACGGTGGGAGCGATCAAAGGGGGAATCAAGCACAATATCATTCCTGATGAAGTTACCCTTAAACTTACGGTAAGAACTTATACCGAAGAGGTTCGACAAATGGTTCACAAACGAATCCGGGAAATTTCTAAAGGCATTGCCATTTCTGCAGGTTTGCCCGAGGATAAAATGCCTGAAGTAGTCATACCTGAAGTATTTACTCCTGCAAATTATAACAATCCTGAATTGGTGGCTAAGGTTAAAGCTTCTGCAATTGCTCAAATTGGAGAAGAAAATGTCTTGTATGCCGAACCTCAAATGGTAGGGGAAGATTTTTCTCGCTATGGCACCACAGAACATAAAGTTCCGACGGTATTATACTGGTTGGGAACAGTACCCGATCATCGAATGGAATCTGGAGATATGCCCGGACTTCATTCTCCATACTATTATCCGGAACCTGAAAGGTCAATACAGACAGGAGTAGCGGTGAGCAGTAAAACTATGATGGATTTGCTGAAAAAATAA
- the speB gene encoding agmatinase gives MNKSKIQLLGIAYDAKSSFMRGPAQAPAKIREILNDGSSNFISENGIDLKEKADWLDSGDIEVGDYPELLPRIKNKIDPEAKPIFLGGDHSISFPLVEAMAEFHAPFSILHFDAHTDLYDIFEGDRFSHACPFARIMEKGLAKKLIQVGIRNVSKHHQEQADKFGVDIITMRDLDRMQDIRLEGPVYLSLDLDVFDPAFVPGVSHQEAGGMSPREFINAFHNLDLDLIGADIVEYNPFRDVSDITAALAAKMLKEIAGKMLQ, from the coding sequence ATGAATAAAAGCAAAATCCAATTGTTGGGAATCGCTTACGATGCCAAGTCATCATTTATGCGTGGTCCCGCTCAGGCTCCCGCTAAAATCAGAGAAATCCTGAATGATGGGTCTTCAAATTTTATCAGTGAAAATGGGATTGATCTCAAAGAAAAAGCTGATTGGTTGGATTCCGGCGATATTGAAGTAGGAGATTATCCAGAGCTTCTTCCCAGAATTAAAAACAAAATAGATCCCGAAGCTAAACCCATCTTCTTAGGAGGAGATCATTCGATTAGTTTTCCGCTTGTAGAGGCGATGGCAGAGTTTCACGCTCCCTTTAGCATACTCCACTTTGATGCCCATACCGATCTATATGACATCTTTGAAGGAGATCGATTTTCCCATGCCTGCCCATTTGCCAGGATTATGGAAAAAGGACTGGCAAAAAAACTGATTCAGGTGGGTATTCGAAATGTCTCCAAGCATCATCAGGAGCAGGCAGATAAATTCGGGGTAGATATAATCACTATGCGAGACCTGGATCGTATGCAGGACATTCGCCTGGAGGGCCCGGTTTATTTATCTCTGGACCTGGATGTATTTGACCCTGCTTTTGTGCCGGGAGTTTCTCATCAGGAAGCAGGGGGAATGAGTCCGCGTGAATTTATCAATGCCTTTCATAACCTGGATCTGGATTTGATTGGGGCAGATATTGTGGAATATAATCCCTTTCGGGATGTGTCTGATATCACTGCTGCCCTTGCAGCAAAAATGTTGAAAGAAATCGCTGGAAAAATGTTGCAATAA
- the folK gene encoding 2-amino-4-hydroxy-6-hydroxymethyldihydropteridine diphosphokinase, translated as MIFLGVGTNLGDKKKNILQAYELLEEKEVKILRKSSFYKSAAWGIRDQNSFLNSVIEVSFEENAERLLEICLEVEKEMGRKRLFKWGPRLIDLDIISFHHEKHHSEKLILPHPFYTQRAFVLSPLAELEENWIDAESGQSIQELLAKIPEEDACTLLGEDE; from the coding sequence ATGATTTTTCTGGGAGTTGGAACCAATTTGGGTGATAAGAAAAAGAATATCCTGCAAGCATATGAGCTTTTGGAGGAGAAAGAGGTGAAAATCCTGCGGAAATCTTCCTTCTATAAGTCGGCTGCCTGGGGAATTCGAGATCAGAATAGTTTTTTGAATTCGGTTATTGAGGTAAGCTTTGAGGAAAATGCTGAAAGGCTGTTGGAGATCTGTCTGGAAGTAGAAAAGGAGATGGGGCGAAAACGTCTCTTCAAATGGGGACCTCGATTGATAGACCTCGATATCATTAGCTTTCATCATGAGAAACATCATTCTGAAAAGCTGATTTTACCTCATCCTTTTTATACTCAGCGAGCATTTGTACTTAGTCCTCTGGCTGAACTGGAAGAAAATTGGATAGATGCGGAAAGCGGACAATCTATCCAAGAGCTCCTTGCCAAAATTCCGGAAGAAGATGCCTGCACCTTATTAGGAGAAGATGAATAA
- a CDS encoding ComF family protein: MSQTGILKSFFRLIYSHRCYACERELISQEKHVCFSCLSQIPETNFHLHPQDNEFYYRLGGRVKLEGAMALFYFDKKGKLQSLIEALKYKSSPQLGRFLGAYYAHRLKEESWIEEIKAIVPIPLHPRKKVQRGYNQAEELAIGLGEILEKAVEKNFLKRVRYTRSQTRMGGNRRWENVKDAFRAGKDLNGPILLIDDVLTTGATFEAAMQALLLQETDLKIYTLSIGIARKH; encoded by the coding sequence ATGAGCCAAACTGGAATCCTGAAATCTTTTTTTCGATTGATATATTCTCACAGATGCTATGCCTGTGAAAGAGAACTCATATCTCAAGAAAAGCATGTTTGTTTCTCCTGTCTTTCCCAGATTCCGGAAACAAATTTCCACCTACATCCACAGGATAACGAATTTTATTACCGATTGGGAGGCCGGGTGAAACTAGAAGGAGCGATGGCTCTTTTTTATTTCGACAAAAAAGGCAAACTCCAGTCACTCATTGAAGCCTTGAAGTATAAGTCATCCCCTCAGCTGGGTAGATTCTTGGGAGCTTACTATGCTCACAGGTTGAAAGAGGAAAGCTGGATCGAGGAAATTAAGGCGATAGTTCCGATACCTTTACACCCTCGTAAAAAAGTACAGAGAGGATACAATCAGGCAGAAGAATTAGCGATCGGTTTAGGGGAAATTCTGGAGAAAGCTGTCGAGAAAAACTTTCTAAAACGTGTAAGGTATACCCGCAGCCAAACACGAATGGGAGGCAACAGACGATGGGAAAATGTAAAGGATGCTTTTCGAGCGGGAAAGGATCTTAACGGTCCGATTCTGCTGATTGATGATGTATTGACTACAGGAGCTACCTTCGAAGCTGCTATGCAAGCCCTTTTACTCCAGGAAACGGATTTAAAAATTTATACCTTGAGTATCGGTATAGCTCGTAAACACTAA
- a CDS encoding LysM peptidoglycan-binding domain-containing protein: MKAKFVKETPQKLIIIVAILFGIFLQGCSLIRMGESSIPESFSYEVQQGDNIYIIARKYLQEQGRAGYVSVTDYADQILDYNDMDTRSLYEGDVIEVPNLDSPSSSPNSWINSGPKGKANINWSKRNKKSGRKGFKFSSINKMNRKYGNASGYSENEEADYDQLSSDDPFYIRNNSSSYGQSRYSEREYNRRTRARELPSEKEIFYDLDEDTQNAIVRLDMRIGEYKEQQLKARRQLHARLNRTEYAYRDGASRGGNDSERNARLKQRAYPERVVRWYRVKGEDTLHSIARKFGNTPAELYDLNELDSRFLRRGKILKVLIWEK, from the coding sequence ATGAAAGCTAAATTTGTTAAAGAAACCCCGCAGAAACTCATTATTATCGTTGCCATTTTATTTGGAATCTTCCTTCAAGGATGTTCCCTCATCAGAATGGGAGAATCCAGTATACCAGAAAGCTTCAGTTATGAAGTTCAGCAAGGAGATAATATCTACATCATAGCCCGTAAATATTTGCAGGAACAAGGGCGAGCGGGATATGTTTCCGTTACCGACTATGCAGATCAAATTCTGGACTATAATGATATGGACACTCGCAGTTTGTATGAAGGAGATGTGATTGAAGTACCCAATCTTGATTCACCTTCTTCTTCTCCCAATAGCTGGATCAATTCCGGGCCAAAGGGAAAAGCGAATATCAACTGGAGCAAACGCAATAAAAAATCTGGGCGAAAGGGATTTAAATTCAGTTCAATTAACAAAATGAATCGAAAGTATGGCAATGCTTCGGGCTATTCAGAAAATGAAGAAGCCGACTATGATCAACTTTCTTCGGATGATCCCTTCTATATTAGGAATAATTCCTCTTCTTATGGCCAAAGCCGCTATTCAGAACGTGAATACAACAGAAGAACAAGAGCGAGGGAACTTCCCAGTGAAAAAGAAATCTTCTATGATCTGGATGAGGATACACAAAATGCCATCGTTCGTCTGGATATGAGAATCGGAGAATATAAAGAGCAGCAGTTGAAAGCAAGAAGACAGCTTCATGCTCGTTTGAATCGGACAGAATATGCCTATAGGGATGGCGCAAGTCGTGGAGGAAATGATTCAGAGCGAAATGCCAGACTTAAGCAGAGAGCATATCCTGAGCGCGTAGTTCGCTGGTATCGGGTAAAAGGAGAAGATACCCTCCATTCCATCGCTCGTAAATTTGGCAATACACCCGCTGAGCTTTACGATCTGAATGAACTGGATTCCCGATTCTTGAGGAGAGGGAAGATTTTGAAGGTGTTGATCTGGGAAAAGTAA
- the lspA gene encoding signal peptidase II — protein MKKLALKFVLLSSLMMAGCSIDLKTKDIVNEELKSQSVTVIDNYFNFTYVENHAIAFGMLQNLDKSIRMPLIFALPILATLLCFYFVWKIRHTKFSLLLPFFLILGGAYGNILDRAMNGYVTDFLHLHYFHDYNFYVFNVADVLVNAGFILLLLQYKSFNKLLDETFPKKEKPQIET, from the coding sequence ATGAAAAAACTGGCCCTCAAATTCGTCCTGCTTTCTTCCCTTATGATGGCGGGTTGCTCCATCGACCTGAAAACCAAAGACATCGTTAATGAAGAATTGAAAAGTCAATCGGTTACGGTGATTGACAATTATTTCAACTTCACCTATGTAGAGAATCATGCCATCGCTTTCGGCATGTTGCAGAATCTTGACAAAAGCATTCGCATGCCCCTGATATTTGCTTTGCCTATTTTAGCAACTCTTCTCTGTTTTTATTTCGTTTGGAAAATCCGGCATACGAAATTCAGCTTACTTCTGCCCTTTTTCCTCATTTTGGGAGGCGCCTATGGCAATATTCTGGATAGGGCCATGAATGGTTATGTTACCGATTTTCTTCACCTCCACTACTTCCATGACTACAATTTTTACGTTTTCAATGTAGCAGATGTATTGGTGAATGCAGGCTTCATCCTGCTTTTACTCCAGTATAAGTCATTCAACAAACTACTTGATGAGACTTTCCCCAAAAAGGAAAAGCCTCAAATTGAAACCTAA
- a CDS encoding alpha/beta hydrolase, translating to MPNKTIYAIPGLGVDERIFYDLELDAKMVYLNWIEPRPHDSASSYARRLAEKIEHGEDCILLGLSFGGVMAQEIARIRPVKQLVLLSTMKSSEEKPLQMELMRHIPLYYLSKGNWRVEFFAKFAPLFGIEDKEDIALIKDMFLQFDDNYRMWAIKTICEWEGEEPKLPFIHIHGNKDKVFPIKNIKGPRIVKGGNHYMVKQRAKEVSELINHWLDPI from the coding sequence ATGCCAAACAAGACTATTTACGCAATTCCGGGCCTGGGTGTTGACGAAAGAATATTTTATGATCTGGAGCTCGATGCAAAAATGGTCTATTTAAATTGGATTGAGCCTCGTCCTCATGACTCCGCCAGTAGCTATGCTCGTCGCTTGGCTGAGAAGATTGAACATGGAGAGGATTGTATTTTACTGGGATTATCTTTTGGGGGAGTGATGGCTCAGGAAATTGCGCGTATCAGACCGGTCAAACAGCTGGTTTTACTTTCGACCATGAAATCCTCTGAAGAAAAACCTCTTCAAATGGAGCTAATGCGGCATATTCCTCTTTATTATTTAAGTAAAGGGAATTGGCGTGTGGAATTCTTCGCAAAATTCGCTCCTTTATTTGGGATAGAGGACAAAGAGGATATTGCCCTTATCAAGGATATGTTTCTTCAGTTTGATGACAATTATCGGATGTGGGCGATTAAGACAATTTGTGAATGGGAAGGAGAAGAACCGAAATTGCCTTTCATTCATATTCATGGAAATAAGGATAAAGTCTTTCCCATAAAAAACATAAAAGGACCAAGGATTGTGAAGGGAGGAAACCACTATATGGTAAAACAACGGGCAAAAGAGGTCAGTGAGTTGATCAATCACTGGTTAGACCCAATCTAA
- the sppA gene encoding signal peptide peptidase SppA, whose amino-acid sequence MNFSKTYLASLLAIVTGVVIIIPVMFIAAIGWFASLASSQEVVPVKNNSVLKISLSSQMVENASPDPMNFDLEKLLPVPGAGLASKIGLFQVVQNIEKAKEDDRINGIYLTLDPFNSIGWASLSTIREALVDFKSSGKFIYSYAEIYTEPTYYLASVSDGVYMPHIGGMEFNGLSAVPMFYKGLFDKTGIKPKIFKVGTFKSAVEPYFRKSMSPESKLQTNEYLSDFWEIFRKEVAEARSLSPEKIDELATNLIMPDGNKATEAGLMDGALFEDEVLALLKEKNGQSEDEKLSTISMKKYMQVPSGQSLKKNKIAIVFAEGIIVSGKSSDGNVGSETIVKELRKARNDENVKAIVLRVNSPGGSALASEMMAREVKLCSEKKPTIISMGNLAASGGYYISAYGDKIFAQENTITGSIGIFGVLYDGNQALNEKLGLTFDEVSTHANANVGDPRLPWTKTGEDFMQRNIEKGYGNFISVVKEGRGFADSLAVDKIAQGRVWSGKDAIEINLVDEIGNLYDAIEYASEQAGVTDEYRLQLLPVSKSPFEEIMGELGAVQAQQLAQELDVDEELKMLKQIKKIIPESGTYALMPMSIEIR is encoded by the coding sequence ATGAATTTTTCCAAGACTTATTTGGCCTCACTATTAGCCATCGTTACAGGAGTGGTGATTATCATTCCCGTTATGTTCATTGCGGCGATAGGATGGTTTGCTTCTCTGGCATCCTCGCAAGAGGTCGTACCTGTTAAAAACAATTCCGTGCTCAAGATTTCCTTGAGTTCTCAGATGGTAGAAAATGCCAGTCCTGATCCTATGAATTTTGATCTTGAAAAGCTTCTCCCTGTTCCCGGAGCAGGATTGGCAAGCAAGATCGGTTTGTTTCAGGTAGTTCAGAATATTGAGAAGGCGAAAGAAGATGACCGTATCAACGGTATTTATCTAACCCTCGATCCCTTCAATTCTATTGGTTGGGCAAGTCTTTCCACCATACGGGAAGCCTTAGTAGATTTCAAATCTTCCGGTAAGTTTATTTATTCTTATGCCGAGATTTATACAGAGCCTACCTATTACCTGGCCAGTGTTTCAGATGGCGTTTACATGCCCCATATCGGAGGAATGGAATTTAACGGACTCTCTGCCGTTCCGATGTTCTACAAAGGTCTTTTTGATAAGACAGGCATAAAACCAAAAATCTTTAAGGTAGGAACCTTTAAATCTGCAGTTGAGCCTTATTTTCGTAAAAGCATGAGCCCGGAGAGTAAACTTCAAACCAATGAATACCTCTCTGACTTCTGGGAAATTTTCCGCAAAGAAGTAGCAGAAGCCCGTTCACTTAGTCCTGAAAAAATTGATGAATTGGCAACCAATCTCATCATGCCTGATGGAAATAAAGCGACGGAAGCCGGTTTAATGGATGGAGCGCTGTTCGAAGATGAAGTTCTGGCTCTGCTCAAAGAGAAGAATGGCCAGTCTGAAGATGAAAAACTTTCGACTATCAGCATGAAGAAATACATGCAGGTTCCTTCCGGACAATCGCTCAAGAAAAATAAAATTGCCATTGTATTTGCAGAAGGTATAATCGTCTCTGGAAAAAGCAGCGATGGAAATGTAGGTTCAGAAACAATTGTAAAAGAACTTCGCAAGGCAAGAAATGACGAGAATGTTAAAGCTATCGTTCTTCGTGTAAATAGCCCGGGTGGAAGTGCACTCGCTTCAGAAATGATGGCCAGAGAAGTAAAGCTTTGCTCTGAGAAAAAACCAACCATCATTTCCATGGGTAATCTTGCTGCCTCAGGCGGATATTATATATCCGCTTATGGAGATAAGATTTTTGCACAGGAAAATACCATTACAGGTTCTATTGGGATCTTTGGGGTATTGTATGATGGCAATCAGGCATTGAATGAAAAACTGGGCCTTACCTTTGATGAGGTAAGCACACATGCAAATGCAAATGTGGGTGATCCAAGACTTCCCTGGACCAAGACAGGTGAAGATTTCATGCAGAGAAATATCGAAAAAGGATACGGTAACTTTATCAGTGTTGTAAAAGAGGGAAGAGGATTTGCGGATTCTTTGGCAGTAGATAAAATTGCACAAGGAAGAGTATGGTCAGGGAAAGATGCGATTGAAATCAACCTGGTTGACGAAATCGGCAATCTCTATGATGCCATTGAGTATGCTTCTGAGCAAGCAGGCGTTACGGATGAGTATAGACTCCAATTGCTTCCGGTTTCCAAAAGTCCGTTTGAAGAAATCATGGGAGAATTAGGAGCCGTACAAGCTCAGCAATTGGCCCAGGAGTTGGATGTGGATGAGGAACTGAAAATGCTGAAACAGATCAAGAAAATTATTCCGGAGAGTGGCACCTATGCCCTCATGCCGATGAGTATAGAAATTCGCTAA
- a CDS encoding class I SAM-dependent methyltransferase has translation MLSKKDQRFDRLAFIYDFLVKLVFGKSLKKAQTHFLGELPSKAKLLILGGGTGWILEEIEKRRPELELVYVEASEKMLALAKKKRGKLKVNFIHGNEQMIPEGDTYDAVLTPFFLDLFGPVRLFASMSLIDQVLSKEGTWFFVDFYVPKEKGLKSMYAKGLIYIMYRFFRILCGIDAHTLPDFDQAFQMANYRLKKQENFHLGMVSSRIYVKK, from the coding sequence ATGCTCAGTAAAAAAGATCAGCGCTTCGATAGACTGGCTTTCATTTATGATTTTCTGGTGAAACTGGTTTTTGGGAAAAGCCTGAAAAAAGCACAAACTCATTTTCTGGGTGAATTACCTTCAAAGGCTAAACTGCTCATTTTAGGAGGAGGAACGGGTTGGATATTGGAAGAAATCGAAAAGAGAAGGCCAGAACTAGAGTTGGTGTATGTGGAAGCCTCGGAAAAAATGCTTGCTCTGGCTAAAAAAAAGCGTGGAAAGCTGAAGGTGAACTTCATTCATGGGAATGAACAAATGATTCCTGAGGGTGATACCTACGATGCGGTGCTTACCCCTTTCTTTTTGGACCTATTTGGTCCCGTGAGGCTATTTGCTAGTATGTCTCTGATCGATCAGGTTTTGAGTAAAGAGGGGACATGGTTTTTTGTCGATTTCTATGTTCCCAAAGAAAAGGGCCTGAAAAGTATGTATGCAAAAGGCCTCATCTATATCATGTATCGATTCTTCAGAATACTTTGTGGCATTGATGCACATACACTCCCTGATTTTGATCAGGCTTTCCAAATGGCCAATTATCGACTGAAAAAGCAAGAAAATTTCCACCTGGGAATGGTCAGTAGCCGGATTTATGTAAAGAAATAA